In one Alnus glutinosa chromosome 12, dhAlnGlut1.1, whole genome shotgun sequence genomic region, the following are encoded:
- the LOC133852709 gene encoding putative glycine-rich cell wall structural protein 1, translated as MRITIVLGALLLLAVVLVPGLTGHDVTEELSGSNTTSSDIHRMSRGNHNVREDVHGRNTTSSSDKVLVQSHTGGDGGGRGGGSGGGGGGGGGGGGGGSNGGKGGGSGGGGGGGNGGGNGRQGKDKRRHRKGSGGGGGGGGGGGNGKGYGWGRGSGGGVVEAAAKGIVGSGDVAARENPLEEEVALQLIRMVRVHELGAPTCMES; from the exons ATGCGCATTACGATAGTGCTTGGGGCTCTTTTGCTTCTTGCAGTTGTACTGGTCCCTGGGCTGACTGGTCATGACGTGACTGAAGAACTTTCCGGGTCGAACACTACTTCCTCCGATATTCACAggatgtcacgtggaaaccatAATGTACGTGAAGATGTACATGGAAGAAACACGACTTCATCATCCGATAAAGTGTTGGTACAAAGTCATACTGGTGGAGATGGTGGTGGAAGAGGAGGAGGATCAGGAGGTGGCGGGGGAGGCGGAGGCGGAGGCGGAGGCGGAGGTAGTAATGGTGGTAAAGGTGGAGGAAGTGGTGGGGGTGGTGGAGGTGGCAATGGTGGAGGTAATGGCCGAcaaggaaaagataaaagaagacACAGAAAAGGAAGTGGTGGGGGAGGAGGTGGCGGGGGTGGTGGAGGAAATGGTAAAGGCTATGGATGGGGTAGAGGAAGTggtggtgggg TGGTGGAGGCAGCAGCAAAGGGTATTGTTGGGTCTGGGGATGTGGCAGCCAGAGAAAATCCATTGGAGGAAGAGGTAGCTCTCCAACTGATAAGAATGGTGAGGGTGCATGAGCTTGGAGCACCCACATGCATGGAGTCCTAA
- the LOC133852246 gene encoding GATA transcription factor 5 isoform X2 has protein sequence MECAEAALKHSFRKDLAVKSFPQAVSDDSWAVNGQNGAACDDFFVDELLDLSNEDGFVKEEPVEEEEEEEEEEKEEDKGLGSVSAQQDQENSNIKKSVTFSAKDEFGSVLSVPADDVADLEWLSHFVEDSFSEFSAPYPTGISTEKPKTIVAPEPEPQPERTCFKTPVPAKARSKRTRTGGRVWSFGSPSLTESSSSSTTSTSSSSPSTAWLLHANMAQNLDPVKLPAKKQKKKPAAEAGSAPAQPPRRCSHCGVQKTPQWRTGPLGPKTLCNACGVRFKSGRLLPEYRPACSPTFSSEVHSNHHRKVLEMRRKKDQLGATDSGLAPTVASSF, from the exons ATGGAATGTGCGGAAGCCGCGCTGAAGCACAGTTTCAGGAAGGATTTGGCCGTGAAATCGTTCCCACAAGCGGTTTCGGATGACTCGTGGGCCGTGAATGGGCAAAATGGCGCGGCTTGTGACGACTTTTTCGTGGACGAACTCCTTGACTTGTCTAACGAAGATGGGTTTGTGAAAGAAGAGCcggtagaagaagaagaagaggaggaggaagaagaaaaagaagaagataagggCCTTGGCTCTGTTTCCGCCCAACAAGACCAAGAAAACTCCAACATAAAAAAAAGCGTCACTTTCTCTGCCAAAGACGAGTTTGGCTCCGTACTCAGCGTTCCG GCCGATGATGTAGCGGACCTGGAATGGCTCTCCCATTTCGTCGAGGATTCTTTCTCGGAATTCTCTGCACCCTACCCTACCGGAATATCAACTGAGAAGCCCAAGACCATCGTAGCGCCTGAACCGGAACCCCAGCCGGAAAGAACGTGTTTCAAGACTCCGGTTCCGGCTAAGGCCAGAAGCAAGCGAACCAGAACCGGCGGCCGAGTCTGGTCTTTTGGGTCCCCTTCGCTCACCGAGTCGTCCTCGAGTTCGACCACTTCAACCTCTTCTTCGTCCCCTTCGACGGCGTGGCTCCTCCACGCCAACATGGCCCAGAATTTGGACCCGGTCAAGCTGCCAgcgaagaagcagaagaaaaaACCGGCGGCAGAGGCCGGTTCGGCACCGGCCCAGCCGCCTCGGCGGTGCAGCCATTGCGGCGTCCAGAAGACCCCGCAGTGGCGAACCGGTCCGCTCGGGCCTAAGACCTTGTGCAACGCTTGCGGGGTCCGGTTCAAGTCCGGCCGGCTCCTGCCAGAGTATCGACCCGCTTGTAGCCCAACTTTCTCGAGCGAGGTCCACTCCAACCATCACCGGAAAGTGCTGGAGATGCGGCGCAAGAAGGATCAGTTGGGCGCGACCGACTCCGGTTTGGCTCCTACGGTTGCCTccagtttttga
- the LOC133852246 gene encoding GATA transcription factor 5 isoform X1, which yields MLYRTHHPSFFFQLQAFTSPIPPSATTSVSFPTYPRVQAETEMECAEAALKHSFRKDLAVKSFPQAVSDDSWAVNGQNGAACDDFFVDELLDLSNEDGFVKEEPVEEEEEEEEEEKEEDKGLGSVSAQQDQENSNIKKSVTFSAKDEFGSVLSVPADDVADLEWLSHFVEDSFSEFSAPYPTGISTEKPKTIVAPEPEPQPERTCFKTPVPAKARSKRTRTGGRVWSFGSPSLTESSSSSTTSTSSSSPSTAWLLHANMAQNLDPVKLPAKKQKKKPAAEAGSAPAQPPRRCSHCGVQKTPQWRTGPLGPKTLCNACGVRFKSGRLLPEYRPACSPTFSSEVHSNHHRKVLEMRRKKDQLGATDSGLAPTVASSF from the exons ATGCTTTACCGAACTCACCACCCCTCCTTTTTCTTCCAATTGCAGGCCTTTACCTCTCCCATCCCTCCCTCTGCAACCACCTCTGTTTCTTTCCCAACCTATCCTCGTGTTCAG GCTGAAACGGAAATGGAATGTGCGGAAGCCGCGCTGAAGCACAGTTTCAGGAAGGATTTGGCCGTGAAATCGTTCCCACAAGCGGTTTCGGATGACTCGTGGGCCGTGAATGGGCAAAATGGCGCGGCTTGTGACGACTTTTTCGTGGACGAACTCCTTGACTTGTCTAACGAAGATGGGTTTGTGAAAGAAGAGCcggtagaagaagaagaagaggaggaggaagaagaaaaagaagaagataagggCCTTGGCTCTGTTTCCGCCCAACAAGACCAAGAAAACTCCAACATAAAAAAAAGCGTCACTTTCTCTGCCAAAGACGAGTTTGGCTCCGTACTCAGCGTTCCG GCCGATGATGTAGCGGACCTGGAATGGCTCTCCCATTTCGTCGAGGATTCTTTCTCGGAATTCTCTGCACCCTACCCTACCGGAATATCAACTGAGAAGCCCAAGACCATCGTAGCGCCTGAACCGGAACCCCAGCCGGAAAGAACGTGTTTCAAGACTCCGGTTCCGGCTAAGGCCAGAAGCAAGCGAACCAGAACCGGCGGCCGAGTCTGGTCTTTTGGGTCCCCTTCGCTCACCGAGTCGTCCTCGAGTTCGACCACTTCAACCTCTTCTTCGTCCCCTTCGACGGCGTGGCTCCTCCACGCCAACATGGCCCAGAATTTGGACCCGGTCAAGCTGCCAgcgaagaagcagaagaaaaaACCGGCGGCAGAGGCCGGTTCGGCACCGGCCCAGCCGCCTCGGCGGTGCAGCCATTGCGGCGTCCAGAAGACCCCGCAGTGGCGAACCGGTCCGCTCGGGCCTAAGACCTTGTGCAACGCTTGCGGGGTCCGGTTCAAGTCCGGCCGGCTCCTGCCAGAGTATCGACCCGCTTGTAGCCCAACTTTCTCGAGCGAGGTCCACTCCAACCATCACCGGAAAGTGCTGGAGATGCGGCGCAAGAAGGATCAGTTGGGCGCGACCGACTCCGGTTTGGCTCCTACGGTTGCCTccagtttttga